One bacterium DNA window includes the following coding sequences:
- a CDS encoding DUF4160 domain-containing protein, translated as MPEISRFFGIVIKMFFDDHNPPHFHAYYGEHEVLIDIHHLSVFTGSIPPRALGLVIEWATLHQVELLKDWSLAKNQQSFDRIAPLS; from the coding sequence GTGCCTGAGATATCTAGATTCTTTGGTATCGTCATCAAGATGTTTTTTGATGATCACAATCCTCCCCATTTTCATGCATATTATGGCGAGCACGAGGTGCTGATTGACATCCATCATCTTTCTGTCTTTACTGGATCGATTCCTCCTCGTGCCTTGGGTTTGGTTATTGAATGGGCGACGCTTCATCAGGTGGAGTTGCTGAAAGACTGGTCTCTAGCTAAAAATCAACAGTCTTTTGATCGAATTGCCCCATTATCATAA
- a CDS encoding BrnA antitoxin family protein, translated as MNNKFDFSKARRGAVVPPSGNKVRITIRLDRDIVEWFKSRVERQGGG; from the coding sequence ATGAACAATAAATTTGATTTCAGTAAAGCGCGCCGCGGTGCGGTCGTGCCCCCGTCGGGGAATAAGGTTCGCATTACGATTCGACTGGATCGTGACATCGTGGAGTGGTTCAAGTCTAGGGTTGAGCGCCAGGGTGGCGGCTGA
- a CDS encoding DUF2442 domain-containing protein, with protein MKHIIKVETLNDYKLRLEFDDGVVGIADVSTLVGKGVFSLWRDVAEFRKVLIGSSGELVWGGQIDLCPDSLYMKVTGQQPEEMFSIPNLEKACA; from the coding sequence ATGAAGCACATTATTAAAGTTGAAACACTTAATGACTACAAGTTGCGTTTGGAATTTGATGATGGTGTGGTTGGAATTGCGGATGTTTCCACCCTGGTTGGGAAGGGTGTCTTTTCGCTGTGGCGAGATGTTGCCGAATTTCGCAAAGTATTAATTGGGTCATCGGGAGAATTAGTGTGGGGCGGGCAGATTGATCTATGCCCCGATTCACTCTACATGAAGGTTACTGGACAGCAGCCTGAAGAGATGTTTTCCATTCCTAATTTGGAGAAGGCTTGTGCCTGA
- a CDS encoding pyridoxamine 5'-phosphate oxidase family protein, with product MRRDDRAISIEEARSLLESAEYGVLSMACQDGLPHGIPLNFALDGDSIYFHCSLEGKKTEILCANPRVSFCVVGRTEVLPEKFGTKYESAIATGSVEELSAREKRPGLLLFVRKYSPDYVKEGLEYIDKLIDKTRVFRMRMESITGKARK from the coding sequence ATGAGACGCGATGACAGAGCAATAAGCATCGAGGAAGCAAGAAGTCTTCTCGAATCAGCCGAATACGGCGTCCTCTCTATGGCATGCCAAGATGGCTTGCCGCATGGTATTCCCCTGAACTTCGCACTTGATGGGGACAGCATTTACTTCCATTGTTCGCTGGAGGGCAAGAAGACCGAGATTCTCTGCGCGAACCCGAGAGTCTCGTTTTGCGTGGTCGGCCGCACGGAGGTATTACCCGAAAAGTTTGGAACCAAGTACGAAAGTGCTATTGCCACAGGTTCCGTGGAGGAACTTTCCGCCAGGGAAAAGAGACCAGGCCTGCTCCTGTTTGTTAGGAAGTACTCGCCCGACTACGTCAAAGAGGGGCTTGAGTACATCGATAAACTCATCGATAAGACCAGGGTTTTCAGGATGCGGATGGAATCAATCACAGGCAAGGCCCGCAAATGA